One Cellulosimicrobium protaetiae genomic region harbors:
- a CDS encoding heme o synthase, with protein MDGTGSPSGAASTQQPSSPTSPATSAAPTAEAVRATRALRERVGAYVALTKPRIIELLLVTTVPTMILAQGGLPGIGLILATLVGGTLAAASANVYNCYLDRDIDEVMNRTKRRPLVTGEVTPRAALVFATVLGVVSLVWFALLVNVVSAWLTFAAIAIYVVGYTMILKRRTPQNIVWGGIAGCMPVLIGWSAVTGSLSWAALALFLVIFFWTPPHYWPLSMKFKRDYANAGVPMLPVVADDRKVAREMIVYSVAMIASSLALWPLAGMTWVYGVVATVLGIWFLSSCVTMLRRARDKADGKGGKVGEMKVFHASITYLTLLFVAVAVDVFLPL; from the coding sequence ATCGACGGGACCGGAAGCCCGTCTGGTGCCGCGTCGACCCAGCAGCCGTCCTCGCCGACGAGCCCCGCGACCTCCGCCGCGCCGACGGCCGAGGCAGTCCGTGCGACCCGCGCCCTGCGCGAGCGCGTCGGCGCCTACGTCGCGCTGACCAAGCCGCGCATCATCGAGCTCCTCCTCGTGACCACGGTGCCGACGATGATCCTCGCCCAGGGTGGGCTGCCGGGCATCGGGCTGATCCTCGCGACGCTCGTGGGCGGCACGCTCGCCGCCGCGTCGGCCAACGTCTACAACTGCTACCTCGACCGCGACATCGACGAGGTCATGAACCGCACCAAGCGGCGCCCGCTCGTCACGGGCGAGGTGACCCCGCGGGCCGCGCTCGTGTTCGCGACCGTCCTCGGCGTCGTGTCGCTCGTGTGGTTCGCGCTGCTGGTCAACGTCGTCTCCGCGTGGCTCACGTTCGCCGCGATCGCGATCTACGTCGTCGGCTACACGATGATCCTCAAGCGCCGCACGCCGCAGAACATCGTGTGGGGCGGCATCGCGGGCTGCATGCCGGTGCTCATCGGCTGGTCCGCGGTCACGGGCTCGCTGAGCTGGGCCGCGCTCGCGCTGTTCCTCGTCATCTTCTTCTGGACGCCGCCGCACTACTGGCCGCTGTCGATGAAGTTCAAGCGCGACTACGCCAACGCCGGCGTGCCGATGCTCCCGGTCGTCGCGGACGACCGAAAGGTCGCGCGCGAGATGATCGTCTACAGCGTCGCGATGATCGCGTCGTCGCTCGCGCTGTGGCCCCTCGCCGGCATGACGTGGGTCTACGGCGTCGTCGCCACCGTGCTCGGGATCTGGTTCCTGTCCTCGTGCGTGACCATGCTCCGCCGTGCCCGCGACAAGGCCGACGGCAAGGGCGGCAAGGTCGGGGAGATGAAGGTCTTCCACGCGTCCATCACCTACCTCACCCTGCTGTTCGTCGCGGTGGCGGTCGACGTCTTCCTCCCGCTGTGA
- the xerD gene encoding site-specific tyrosine recombinase XerD, which produces MGSGEAHVPEALDRAAREYLAHLAVERGLSANTVAAYRRDLARYVAFLAARGNHAVREVEADDVAAYVTALRTGADGGASLSPSSTARSVAAVRGWHRFCAAEGLADGDASADVRPPAQGKRLPKAISTDEVARILDAAGVGDGPGPLRDRALLELVYSTGARITEAVSLDVDDLDLGSGAVRLLGKGGKERVVPVGSFARRALDAYLVRGRAGLAAHGRGTPAVFLNTRGARLSRQSAWAVLRTAAERAGIDRPERISPHTLRHSFATHLLAGGADVRVVQELLGHASVTTTQIYTLVTPDTLREVYAAAHPRALG; this is translated from the coding sequence ATGGGCTCCGGCGAGGCGCACGTGCCCGAGGCGCTGGACCGCGCCGCTCGCGAGTACCTCGCGCACCTCGCCGTCGAGCGCGGCCTGTCCGCGAACACCGTCGCGGCCTACCGGCGCGACCTCGCGCGCTACGTCGCCTTCCTCGCCGCGCGCGGCAACCACGCCGTGCGCGAGGTCGAGGCCGACGACGTCGCGGCGTACGTCACCGCGCTGCGCACCGGGGCCGACGGCGGGGCGAGCCTCTCGCCGTCGTCCACCGCGCGGTCCGTGGCCGCCGTGCGCGGCTGGCACCGCTTCTGCGCCGCGGAGGGCCTCGCCGACGGCGACGCGTCCGCCGACGTGCGGCCCCCCGCCCAGGGCAAGCGGCTGCCCAAGGCGATCTCGACCGACGAGGTCGCGCGCATCCTCGACGCGGCGGGCGTCGGGGACGGCCCCGGGCCGCTGCGCGACCGTGCGCTCCTCGAGCTCGTCTACTCGACCGGCGCCCGCATCACGGAGGCGGTGAGCCTCGACGTCGACGACCTCGACCTGGGGTCCGGAGCCGTCCGCCTGCTCGGCAAGGGCGGCAAGGAGCGCGTGGTGCCGGTCGGCTCGTTCGCGCGGCGTGCGCTCGACGCCTACCTCGTCCGCGGGCGCGCGGGTCTCGCCGCGCACGGGCGGGGGACCCCCGCCGTCTTCCTCAACACGCGCGGGGCACGCCTGTCGCGGCAGAGCGCGTGGGCCGTGCTGCGCACCGCCGCGGAGCGCGCGGGGATCGACCGCCCGGAGCGGATCTCGCCGCACACGCTGCGGCACTCGTTCGCGACCCACCTGCTCGCGGGCGGCGCGGACGTGCGCGTCGTGCAGGAGCTGCTGGGGCACGCGTCCGTCACGACGACGCAGATCTACACGCTCGTCACCCCGGACACGCTGCGCGAGGTGTACGCCGCCGCCCATCCCCGCGCGCTGGGCTGA
- a CDS encoding ParA family protein, with protein MRVDVVGRPLPEFPVPAPLASHGPGRIIAMCNQKGGVGKTTTTINLGATLAEYGRKVLLVDFDPQGAASVGLGVNPHELDRTVYNLLMERGADIHDVLVPTDVENLDLLPANIDLSAAEVQLVGEVARESVLSRVLRPVVDDYDVILVDCQPSLGLLTVNALTAAHGVLIPLECEFFALRGVALLVETIEKVRDRLNPRLDVDGILATMFDSRTLHSREVVARVHEAFGDKLLQTVIGRTVKFPDASVAAEPITVYAPTHPGAVAYRQLARELVARGDAA; from the coding sequence GTGCGCGTCGACGTCGTCGGCCGCCCCCTGCCGGAGTTCCCGGTCCCTGCGCCGCTCGCGTCGCACGGGCCCGGGCGCATCATCGCGATGTGCAACCAGAAGGGCGGCGTCGGCAAGACCACGACCACGATCAACCTGGGCGCGACGCTCGCCGAGTACGGCCGCAAGGTCCTGCTCGTCGACTTCGACCCGCAGGGCGCCGCGTCGGTCGGGCTCGGGGTCAACCCGCACGAGCTCGACCGCACCGTCTACAACCTCCTCATGGAGCGGGGCGCGGACATCCACGACGTGCTCGTCCCGACGGACGTCGAGAACCTCGACCTCCTGCCCGCCAACATCGACCTGTCGGCGGCCGAGGTCCAGCTCGTCGGCGAGGTGGCGCGCGAGTCCGTGCTGTCGCGCGTGCTGCGCCCCGTCGTCGACGACTACGACGTGATCCTCGTGGACTGCCAGCCGTCGCTCGGCCTGCTCACCGTCAACGCGCTCACCGCCGCGCACGGCGTGCTCATCCCGCTGGAGTGCGAGTTCTTCGCGCTGCGCGGCGTGGCGCTGCTCGTCGAGACCATCGAGAAGGTGCGCGACCGGCTCAACCCGCGCCTCGACGTCGACGGGATCCTCGCGACGATGTTCGACTCGCGCACGCTGCACTCGCGCGAGGTCGTGGCGCGCGTGCACGAGGCGTTCGGGGACAAGCTGCTGCAGACCGTCATCGGGCGCACCGTGAAGTTCCCCGACGCGTCCGTCGCCGCCGAGCCCATCACCGTCTACGCGCCGACGCACCCCGGCGCCGTCGCCTACCGGCAGCTCGCCCGGGAGCTGGTCGCCCGTGGCGACGCCGCCTGA
- a CDS encoding segregation and condensation protein A yields the protein MATPPEPTPEPSPAAAPEPAARTGFEVRLDNFSGPFDLLLSLITKHKLDITEVALARVTDDFIAYIRAAERAATAAHAAGEDHPGWDLGTASEFLVVAATLLDLKAARLLPTGSVEDDEDLALLEARDLLFARLLQYRAYKDVSGVLAERFESAGRRFPRVVQLEPHLAALLPELVWTMGPDQLAAFAARALAPKAPPPGVSLDHLHAPAVSVREQAGIVVDRVRDHGTTTFRALVADAGETAVVVARFLALLELFRQALVAFDQVTPLGELTVRWSGDDAPAPALADVGSEFDEGDGEPVDALEPTAQEVPA from the coding sequence GTGGCGACGCCGCCTGAGCCGACGCCCGAGCCGTCGCCCGCCGCCGCGCCCGAGCCGGCGGCGCGGACCGGCTTCGAGGTCCGCCTCGACAACTTCAGCGGCCCGTTCGACCTGCTGCTCTCCCTCATCACCAAGCACAAGCTCGACATCACCGAGGTCGCGCTCGCGCGCGTGACCGACGACTTCATCGCGTACATCCGCGCCGCCGAGCGCGCGGCGACCGCGGCACACGCCGCGGGGGAGGACCACCCCGGCTGGGACCTCGGGACCGCGAGCGAGTTCCTCGTGGTCGCCGCGACCCTCCTCGACCTCAAGGCCGCGCGCCTGCTGCCTACGGGCAGCGTCGAGGACGACGAGGACCTCGCCCTGCTCGAGGCCCGTGACCTGCTGTTCGCCCGGCTGCTCCAGTACCGCGCGTACAAGGACGTCTCGGGCGTGCTCGCCGAGCGGTTCGAGAGCGCCGGGCGGCGTTTCCCGCGCGTCGTGCAGCTCGAGCCGCACCTCGCCGCGCTCCTGCCCGAGCTCGTGTGGACCATGGGTCCGGACCAGCTCGCCGCGTTCGCCGCCCGCGCGCTCGCCCCCAAGGCGCCGCCGCCCGGCGTCTCGCTCGACCACCTGCACGCGCCCGCGGTGAGCGTGCGCGAGCAGGCGGGGATCGTCGTGGACCGCGTGCGCGACCACGGCACGACGACGTTCCGCGCGCTCGTCGCGGACGCGGGGGAGACCGCGGTGGTCGTCGCCCGTTTCCTCGCCCTGCTCGAGCTCTTCCGCCAGGCGCTCGTCGCGTTCGACCAGGTGACCCCGCTCGGCGAGCTCACCGTCCGCTGGTCGGGCGACGACGCGCCGGCGCCTGCGCTCGCCGACGTCGGCAGCGAGTTCGACGAGGGCGACGGCGAGCCGGTCGACGCTCTCGAACCCACCGCCCAGGAGGTCCCCGCGTGA
- the scpB gene encoding SMC-Scp complex subunit ScpB has translation MTQPDGAPALDEAVAPAVHDLPGGLPAALEAVLMVADEPIPVVELATALEVPVDDVLSALHDLAAEYRGDDGGRPRGFELREAGGGWRVYSAPAHAEVVGRFVQGGQTARLTQAALETLAVIAYRQPVSRGQVSAVRGVNVDGVVRTLVARGLVAEVGQDPHTGAGLFGTTGYFLERMGFTSLDELPPLAPHLPDMDDLEGLDGLADLRGPARSATVAPSTDSGGADEEGDAPAAPAATDEGHA, from the coding sequence GTGACGCAGCCCGACGGCGCCCCCGCCCTCGACGAGGCGGTCGCGCCCGCCGTGCACGACCTCCCCGGGGGGTTGCCGGCGGCGCTCGAGGCCGTGCTCATGGTCGCGGACGAACCGATCCCGGTCGTCGAGCTCGCGACGGCGCTCGAGGTCCCCGTCGACGACGTGCTCAGCGCGCTGCACGACCTGGCTGCCGAGTACCGCGGCGACGACGGGGGACGGCCCCGCGGTTTCGAGCTGCGCGAGGCGGGCGGCGGGTGGCGCGTCTACTCGGCGCCCGCTCACGCCGAGGTCGTCGGGAGGTTCGTGCAGGGTGGCCAGACGGCCCGGCTCACGCAGGCGGCGTTGGAGACTCTGGCCGTGATCGCGTACCGTCAACCGGTCAGCCGCGGCCAGGTGTCGGCGGTGCGAGGGGTCAACGTGGACGGCGTGGTGCGCACTCTCGTGGCGCGCGGGCTCGTGGCCGAGGTCGGCCAGGACCCGCACACCGGCGCCGGTCTGTTCGGCACCACGGGCTACTTCCTCGAGCGCATGGGCTTCACGTCGCTCGACGAGCTGCCCCCGCTCGCGCCGCACCTGCCGGACATGGACGACCTCGAGGGCTTGGACGGTCTCGCCGACCTGCGCGGACCCGCACGGTCGGCCACCGTCGCGCCGTCGACGGACTCCGGTGGGGCTGACGAGGAGGGCGACGCACCGGCGGCGCCCGCAGCGACGGACGAAGGACACGCATGA
- a CDS encoding pseudouridine synthase: protein MSSKDGRQPGGAGRGRTPRGGAGGDHRRGASGGQGAGQRGAGQQRGAGQRGAAPRPPRPRRDASPAQPQRDVHVEDGVRLQKVLASAGLGSRRACEDLISQGRVEVDGVRVTELGVRVDPERAVVHVDGMRLQLDSSRVTLALNKPRGVVSTMHDPDGRPSIAELVADRPERLFHVGRLDADSEGLLLLTNDGELANHLAHPSHEVPKTYLVTVRGKVPGNVANKFLHGIELEDGVVRADAYRVVDQVADQTMIEVVLHSGRNRVVRRMFEEVGFPVTRLVRTRIGPIALGNLRPGTTRVLGRTELGTLMAGVGL, encoded by the coding sequence ATGAGCTCGAAGGACGGCCGCCAGCCCGGCGGCGCTGGACGCGGACGCACGCCGAGGGGCGGGGCGGGCGGCGACCACCGGCGCGGGGCCTCCGGCGGGCAGGGTGCCGGGCAGCGTGGCGCCGGGCAGCAGCGTGGTGCCGGGCAGCGCGGGGCCGCGCCGCGCCCGCCACGGCCGCGCCGGGACGCCAGCCCCGCGCAGCCGCAGCGTGACGTGCACGTCGAGGACGGCGTGCGCCTGCAGAAGGTGCTCGCCTCGGCGGGCCTCGGCTCGCGCCGCGCGTGCGAGGACCTCATCAGCCAGGGGCGGGTCGAGGTCGACGGCGTCCGGGTCACCGAGCTGGGCGTGCGGGTCGACCCGGAGCGCGCTGTCGTGCACGTGGACGGGATGCGGCTCCAGCTCGACTCGTCGCGCGTGACGCTCGCGCTGAACAAGCCGCGCGGCGTCGTGTCCACGATGCACGACCCCGACGGCCGTCCGTCGATCGCGGAGCTCGTCGCGGACCGCCCCGAGCGGCTCTTCCACGTGGGACGCCTGGACGCGGACAGCGAAGGTCTGCTCCTGCTGACCAACGACGGCGAGCTCGCGAACCACCTCGCGCACCCGTCGCACGAGGTCCCCAAGACGTACCTCGTCACGGTGCGCGGCAAGGTGCCGGGCAACGTCGCCAACAAGTTCCTGCACGGCATCGAGCTGGAGGACGGCGTCGTGCGTGCGGACGCGTACCGCGTGGTCGACCAGGTCGCGGACCAGACGATGATCGAGGTCGTGCTGCACTCGGGGCGCAACCGGGTCGTGCGGCGCATGTTCGAGGAGGTCGGCTTCCCCGTGACGCGCCTCGTGCGCACGCGCATCGGCCCTATCGCGCTCGGCAACCTGCGACCCGGGACGACGCGCGTGCTCGGTCGCACGGAGCTCGGCACGCTCATGGCGGGCGTCGGCCTCTAG
- the aroH gene encoding chorismate mutase produces the protein MPVRAIRGATQLDVDEREHLFERTRELVREVLDANAVDTDALISILFTCTSDLVADFPAAAAREMGLGDVPLMCATEIAVPHALPRVVRLMAHADLDVERSAVQHVYLHGATSLRKDLAQ, from the coding sequence ATGCCGGTCCGGGCGATCCGGGGCGCGACCCAGCTCGACGTCGACGAGCGCGAGCACCTGTTCGAGCGCACGCGCGAGCTGGTCCGGGAGGTGCTCGACGCGAACGCCGTCGACACCGACGCGCTCATCTCGATCCTCTTCACGTGCACGTCCGACCTCGTCGCCGACTTCCCGGCGGCCGCGGCGCGCGAGATGGGGCTCGGCGACGTCCCGCTCATGTGCGCGACGGAGATCGCGGTGCCGCACGCGCTGCCGCGCGTCGTACGCCTCATGGCGCACGCCGACCTCGACGTCGAGCGCTCCGCGGTCCAGCACGTGTACCTGCACGGGGCCACGTCGCTGCGCAAGGACCTGGCCCAGTGA
- the cmk gene encoding (d)CMP kinase: MSAGAAGAAGPLVVAVDGPSGSGKSSVSKGVARRLGLAYLDTGAMYRAATWWCLHRGEDLADQAAVAHAVRVMPLVMGLDPTGPTVHVDGTDVGEAIRSTEISTAVSAVATNLDVRAELRRLQRAVIEAERTPEGFAGGRGVVAEGRDITTVVAPDADARVLLTASEEARLARRSLDVHGTADAAAVEATKDQVLRRDRDDATVSQFLVAADGVVTVDSSELDLEQTIDAVLAVVEQVTGRVVGPRQGP; the protein is encoded by the coding sequence GTGAGCGCGGGGGCGGCCGGCGCCGCGGGTCCGCTGGTGGTCGCCGTCGACGGTCCGTCGGGGTCGGGCAAGTCGAGCGTGTCCAAGGGCGTCGCGCGCCGGCTCGGGCTCGCCTACCTCGACACCGGTGCGATGTACCGTGCGGCCACGTGGTGGTGCCTGCACCGCGGCGAGGACCTCGCCGACCAGGCCGCGGTCGCGCACGCCGTACGCGTCATGCCGCTGGTCATGGGTCTGGACCCGACCGGGCCGACGGTCCACGTCGACGGGACGGACGTCGGCGAGGCGATCCGTTCCACGGAGATCTCGACGGCCGTGAGCGCGGTCGCGACCAACCTCGACGTCCGTGCCGAGCTGCGCCGCCTGCAGCGCGCGGTGATCGAGGCAGAGCGCACGCCGGAGGGCTTCGCGGGCGGGCGAGGAGTCGTGGCGGAAGGCCGGGACATCACGACCGTCGTCGCGCCGGACGCCGACGCGCGCGTGCTGCTCACGGCGAGCGAGGAGGCGCGCCTGGCGCGACGCTCGCTCGACGTGCACGGGACGGCCGACGCGGCCGCGGTCGAGGCGACCAAGGACCAGGTGCTGCGCCGGGACCGCGACGACGCGACGGTCTCGCAGTTCCTGGTCGCGGCCGACGGCGTCGTGACGGTCGACTCGTCCGAGCTCGACCTCGAGCAGACGATCGACGCCGTGCTCGCCGTCGTCGAGCAGGTCACCGGGCGGGTGGTCGGCCCGCGCCAGGGCCCGTGA
- a CDS encoding lysophospholipid acyltransferase family protein — protein sequence MSPTTGPVRDRVPSSTGPAWSRWVGRFLARVVWSTQVLGAQHVPADGPVVLAANHTGFVDGPIVLGVAPRPLHVLVKEEMFVGPVGWVLRAAGQIPVDRSGGRRALATGLGVLRRGGAVGVFPEGNRGRGDATSARAGVAWLALNGGARVVPVAVLGTRRTGEGVNRLPGLRRRLVVRFGEPFAVERAPGVSGKQALEDANERIRTALAELVADTVATTGLALPTDDPNRERRTAP from the coding sequence GTGAGCCCGACGACGGGGCCGGTGCGCGACCGGGTGCCGTCGTCCACGGGACCGGCCTGGTCCCGCTGGGTCGGCCGCTTCCTCGCGCGCGTCGTCTGGTCGACCCAGGTCCTCGGTGCGCAGCACGTGCCGGCCGACGGCCCGGTCGTCCTGGCGGCGAACCACACGGGCTTCGTCGACGGGCCGATCGTGCTCGGCGTCGCGCCCCGCCCGCTGCACGTCCTCGTCAAGGAGGAGATGTTCGTCGGACCGGTCGGGTGGGTCCTGCGCGCGGCGGGCCAGATCCCGGTGGACCGCAGCGGCGGTCGTCGTGCGCTCGCGACCGGGCTGGGCGTGCTGCGCCGGGGCGGCGCGGTCGGCGTGTTCCCGGAGGGCAACCGCGGGCGCGGCGACGCGACCTCCGCCCGAGCCGGGGTCGCGTGGCTCGCCCTCAACGGCGGGGCCCGTGTCGTGCCGGTGGCCGTGCTCGGCACGCGCCGCACGGGCGAGGGCGTCAACCGTCTCCCGGGCCTGCGGCGCCGGCTCGTCGTCCGGTTCGGTGAGCCGTTCGCGGTCGAGCGGGCGCCCGGCGTGAGCGGCAAGCAGGCGCTCGAGGACGCGAACGAGCGCATCCGCACCGCCCTCGCGGAGCTCGTCGCGGACACCGTGGCCACCACGGGTCTGGCGCTGCCCACGGACGACCCGAACCGGGAGCGGCGGACGGCGCCGTGA
- a CDS encoding EamA family transporter, translating to MTTSPQGSLDGPTGPTTAHVVGDRPGTGILVGLASALAFGASGPFVKPLLEAGWSPGAAVFARALCSALVLAPVAAVALRGSHRLLREEWRLVLGFGLVAVAGTQLCYFAAVARMPVGIALLVEYLAPVLLVGLAWLRTRHVPPRLTLAGCVVAVAGLVLVVDPAGARPDLVGVLFALGAAVGLGAYFVLSARPTRLPAVALAASGLGVGALALGAAGLVGVLPFAAPFVDVTLLGSPAPWWVPLAVVVLVATAFAYVSGVAATVRMGERLASFVGLSEVLFAVVIAWLLLGEVPSLVQAAGGVLVVAGVVLVRLAGSPAAR from the coding sequence GTGACGACGTCGCCGCAGGGGAGCCTCGACGGGCCGACGGGACCGACGACGGCCCACGTCGTGGGCGACCGCCCGGGCACGGGCATCCTCGTCGGCCTCGCGTCCGCGCTCGCGTTCGGCGCGAGCGGACCGTTCGTCAAGCCTCTGCTCGAGGCCGGGTGGAGCCCCGGCGCCGCCGTCTTCGCCCGGGCGCTGTGCTCGGCGCTCGTCCTCGCCCCGGTCGCGGCGGTCGCGCTGCGGGGCAGCCACCGGCTGCTGCGCGAGGAGTGGCGGCTCGTCCTCGGGTTCGGGCTCGTCGCGGTCGCCGGGACGCAGCTCTGCTACTTCGCGGCCGTCGCGCGCATGCCGGTGGGCATCGCGCTGCTCGTGGAGTACCTCGCCCCGGTCCTGCTCGTGGGCCTGGCGTGGCTGCGCACGCGGCACGTCCCGCCGCGGCTCACGCTCGCGGGGTGCGTCGTCGCGGTCGCCGGGCTCGTGCTCGTCGTGGACCCCGCAGGTGCGCGGCCCGACCTCGTCGGGGTCCTGTTCGCCCTCGGCGCGGCCGTCGGTCTCGGCGCCTACTTCGTCCTCTCGGCGCGGCCGACCCGCCTGCCGGCCGTCGCGCTCGCCGCGTCGGGGCTGGGCGTCGGGGCGCTCGCGCTCGGCGCGGCCGGCCTCGTGGGCGTGCTGCCGTTCGCCGCACCGTTCGTGGACGTCACCCTGCTCGGGTCGCCCGCGCCCTGGTGGGTTCCGCTGGCGGTCGTCGTGCTCGTCGCGACAGCGTTCGCCTACGTCTCCGGCGTGGCCGCGACCGTGCGCATGGGGGAGCGCCTCGCGTCGTTCGTCGGGCTGTCCGAGGTGCTGTTCGCCGTCGTCATCGCGTGGCTGCTCCTCGGGGAGGTGCCGAGCCTCGTGCAGGCCGCGGGCGGCGTCCTCGTCGTCGCCGGCGTGGTGCTCGTGCGCCTCGCGGGGTCGCCCGCCGCGCGGTAG
- a CDS encoding iron chaperone, with amino-acid sequence MTDAPGRPTTVDEYLATLAPPARDVVAHLRAVVHDTVPGLGERISYGIPTFTLDDRYVVYLAGWAHHVSLYPVPETDDALARRIARYQDGKGTLRFSLAEPVPDDVVRAVVRRLAARAGEVRDGRTG; translated from the coding sequence ATGACCGACGCTCCGGGCAGGCCCACGACCGTGGACGAGTACCTGGCGACCCTGGCGCCCCCGGCGCGGGACGTCGTCGCGCACCTGCGCGCCGTCGTGCACGACACCGTGCCCGGCCTGGGCGAGCGCATCAGCTACGGCATCCCGACGTTCACGCTCGACGACCGCTACGTCGTGTACCTCGCGGGCTGGGCCCACCACGTCTCGCTGTACCCCGTCCCGGAGACGGACGACGCGCTGGCGCGCCGGATCGCGCGCTACCAGGACGGCAAGGGCACGCTGCGGTTCTCCCTGGCCGAGCCCGTGCCCGACGACGTCGTGCGCGCCGTGGTCCGCCGGCTCGCCGCGCGTGCCGGGGAGGTTCGCGACGGCAGGACGGGCTGA
- the der gene encoding ribosome biogenesis GTPase Der, with protein MTTPDPAQPGTPGQIDAAGQAEEPQALADPADPADSADDAARERALRVGLEDYELEDTDLVLLDADGEVIEGYEPEAPLPVLAVVGRPNVGKSTLVNRIIGRREAVVEDKPGVTRDRVSYPAEWAGRRFTLVDTGGWEVDVAGIESKVAEQAEVAISLADAVLFVVDATVGATATDERVVRLLRESGKPVVLCANKVDGQSGEADAAYLWSLGLGEPYPVSALHGRGTGDLLDAAMAALPTESAHGEVRPTGPRRVALIGRPNVGKSSLLNKIAGADRVVVDETAGTTRDPVDELVTIKDVPYVLVDTAGIRRRVHQTKGADFYASLRTQAAIEKAELAVVLVDASVPLTEQDTRVISQVVDAGRALVIAYNKWDLMDEDRRPFLEREIEKDLVQVQWAPRVNVSARTGWHTDRLVPAIQRSLESWDTRIPTGRLNAFLGELVAAHPHPLRGGKQPRILFATQASTRPPRFVIFATGFLEAGYRRFIERRLRETFGFEGTPIEISVRVREKRKR; from the coding sequence ATGACCACACCCGACCCCGCCCAGCCCGGCACGCCCGGACAGATCGACGCCGCCGGGCAGGCCGAGGAGCCCCAGGCGCTCGCGGACCCCGCGGACCCCGCGGACTCGGCGGACGACGCCGCGCGTGAGCGCGCGCTGCGCGTCGGCCTCGAGGACTACGAGCTGGAGGACACCGACCTCGTCCTCCTCGACGCCGACGGCGAGGTGATCGAGGGCTACGAGCCCGAGGCGCCGCTGCCCGTGCTCGCCGTGGTCGGTCGCCCGAACGTCGGCAAGTCGACGCTCGTCAACCGCATCATCGGTCGTCGCGAGGCGGTCGTCGAGGACAAGCCGGGCGTCACGCGCGACCGCGTGAGCTACCCCGCCGAGTGGGCCGGGCGCCGGTTCACGCTCGTGGACACGGGCGGCTGGGAGGTCGACGTCGCGGGCATCGAGTCGAAGGTCGCCGAGCAGGCGGAGGTCGCGATCTCGCTCGCGGACGCCGTGCTGTTCGTCGTCGACGCGACCGTCGGCGCCACCGCGACGGACGAGCGCGTCGTGCGGCTGCTGCGCGAGTCCGGCAAGCCGGTCGTGCTGTGCGCCAACAAGGTCGACGGGCAGTCGGGCGAGGCCGACGCGGCGTACCTGTGGAGCCTCGGCCTCGGCGAGCCGTACCCGGTGTCCGCGCTGCACGGGCGCGGCACGGGCGACCTGCTCGACGCGGCGATGGCCGCGCTGCCGACCGAGTCCGCCCACGGCGAGGTGCGCCCGACGGGCCCCCGCCGCGTCGCGCTCATCGGTCGCCCGAACGTCGGCAAGTCCTCGCTGCTCAACAAGATCGCCGGCGCGGACCGCGTCGTCGTCGACGAGACCGCGGGCACGACCCGCGACCCGGTCGACGAGCTCGTGACGATCAAGGACGTCCCCTACGTCCTCGTCGACACGGCCGGCATCCGCCGCCGCGTCCACCAGACCAAGGGCGCCGACTTCTACGCCTCGCTGCGCACGCAGGCCGCGATCGAGAAGGCCGAGCTCGCGGTCGTGCTCGTCGACGCGTCCGTCCCGCTCACCGAGCAGGACACGCGCGTCATCTCCCAGGTCGTCGACGCCGGTCGCGCGCTCGTCATCGCGTACAACAAGTGGGACCTCATGGACGAGGACCGCCGTCCGTTCCTCGAGCGCGAGATCGAGAAGGACCTGGTCCAGGTGCAGTGGGCGCCGCGCGTCAACGTCTCCGCGCGCACCGGCTGGCACACCGACCGCCTCGTGCCCGCGATCCAGCGCTCGCTCGAGTCGTGGGACACGCGCATCCCGACCGGTCGCCTCAACGCGTTCCTCGGCGAGCTCGTCGCCGCCCACCCGCACCCGCTGCGCGGCGGCAAGCAGCCCCGCATCCTCTTCGCGACCCAGGCGTCCACGCGGCCGCCGCGGTTCGTCATCTTCGCGACCGGCTTCCTCGAGGCCGGATACCGCCGGTTCATCGAACGCCGCCTGCGCGAGACGTTCGGGTTCGAGGGCACGCCCATCGAGATCAGCGTGCGCGTGCGGGAGAAGCGCAAGCGGTGA